In the Desulfuromonas sp. genome, one interval contains:
- a CDS encoding SseB family protein: MTELDKALETLRANPDDQKAQSGFYDLFLNAVFFVPTMTQSIGTDEDNEEQEAELPLIIENDGTDYLLFFDQRQRLNDWAEKEAPCVQLPGHVLAEMTTAELYWAMNIGTDYSKQFAPDEIAWLKDVVSRCKAEAENGCENGGEALNS; the protein is encoded by the coding sequence ATGACCGAACTCGATAAAGCCCTGGAGACCCTGCGTGCCAACCCCGACGACCAGAAAGCACAGTCGGGCTTTTACGACCTGTTCCTCAATGCGGTTTTCTTCGTTCCCACCATGACCCAGAGCATCGGAACGGACGAGGACAACGAAGAGCAAGAGGCCGAATTGCCGTTGATCATCGAAAATGACGGCACCGACTATCTGCTCTTTTTCGATCAACGGCAGCGCCTCAACGACTGGGCCGAGAAGGAGGCGCCCTGCGTCCAGCTCCCGGGGCATGTGCTCGCGGAGATGACAACGGCGGAACTCTATTGGGCGATGAATATCGGCACCGACTACTCCAAGCAGTTCGCGCCGGACGAGATCGCCTGGCTGAAGGACGTGGTCTCGCGCTGCAAGGCCGAGGCTGAAAACGGATGTGAAAACGGGGGGGAAGCTCTCAACTCCTGA